The Kineococcus mangrovi genome includes a window with the following:
- a CDS encoding acyltransferase — MTTDNPASGANPARNADASLTRAVARARRLAGAASYLALTRHLPWSPRPGGRAARRLRALSARAMLDRCGDDVNVEHGAWFGSGKGIRLGDRSDIGMDALVIGPVHIGRDVMMGPRCILLASAHETAAVDVPMNQQGFRPDRPIVIEDDVWIGAGCTILPGRRIGTGSIVGAGSVVVADVPPWTVVAGNPARIVKSRRPGDRVPEVVTRAVEVAETLSSELGGL; from the coding sequence ATGACGACCGACAACCCAGCGTCGGGGGCGAACCCGGCCCGGAACGCTGACGCCTCCCTGACGCGGGCCGTGGCCCGCGCGCGCAGGCTCGCGGGAGCAGCCTCCTACCTGGCGCTGACGAGACACCTGCCCTGGTCACCGCGTCCCGGTGGGCGGGCCGCGCGACGCCTGCGCGCGCTGAGCGCCCGGGCGATGCTCGACCGGTGCGGCGACGACGTGAACGTCGAACACGGGGCCTGGTTCGGCTCCGGCAAGGGGATCCGGCTCGGAGACCGCTCCGACATCGGCATGGACGCCCTCGTCATCGGCCCGGTCCACATCGGCCGGGACGTCATGATGGGTCCCCGCTGCATCCTGCTGGCATCGGCCCACGAGACGGCCGCCGTCGACGTCCCGATGAACCAGCAGGGGTTCCGTCCCGACCGGCCGATCGTCATCGAGGACGACGTCTGGATCGGAGCCGGCTGCACGATCCTGCCCGGCCGCCGCATCGGGACCGGTTCCATCGTCGGCGCCGGCTCCGTCGTCGTGGCCGACGTCCCACCGTGGACGGTGGTCGCGGGGAACCCGGCACGCATCGTGAAGTCCCGGCGCCCGGGAGACCGCGTGCCGGAGGTGGTCACCCGCGCCGTCGAGGTGGCCGAGACCCTCTCGAGCGAGCTCGGGGGTCTCTAG